The genomic interval CCTGGGCGCCCCCTACTGGGATCCCTATGCTCGCGGCACCATGGTCGGCCTGACCCGTGGCGCCAACCGCAACCACATCATCCGTGCCGCGCTGGAATCCATCGCCTACCAGAGCCGCGACGTACTGGATGCCATGCAGCAGGACTCCGGCATCAAGCTGGCGGCGCTGAAGGTAGACGGTGGCGCCGTCGCCAACGACTTCCTGATGCAGTTCCAGGCTGACATGATGCACACCCCTGTGGTGCGTCCGACCCGCATCGAGACCACCGCCATGGGCGCCGCCTTCCTGGCAGGCCTCGCCGTCGGCTTCTGGAAGAGCTCAGAAGAGCTGGAAGACAAGTTCAGCGTGGACAGGGAGTTCATTCCCCAGATGGACAAAGCCGATCGTGCCAAGCGTTACAGCGGCTGGCAGAAGGCGGTCGAACGCTCACGCCGCTGGGCGGAAGAGGATTAATCGGGCAGCCGATGCATCCTTGAGATGAAAACGAACGAGGCCGACAGCGATGTCGGCCTCTTTTTATTGGCGAGCGCAGGTGTTCTGACCGCACCTTACCCCAGCCCTCCCCTTGCCAAGGGATGGGAGAAAATGACCCCTCCCCCTCGTGGAGGGGGAGGCCGGGAGGGAGTTGGCACTGTCGGCATGCCCTCTACAACGCCTCGGCGCCGAGCAGCTCTTTCAGGAAGTCGAGCCAGACCCGCAGCCGGATATCCCGCTGGGCATCGGAGTAGAAGACCGCATGAATGGGGCGCGAGGCGCCGCTGTTGCTGCGGGCCAGCACCTCCACCAGAGCCCCGCTCGCCCTGTCCTCTCCCGTCATGAAGTCCGACAGGCAGACGATCCCCTGACCTCTGAGCGCCAGCTGGCGCAGGGTCTCGCCACTGCTGGCCCTAAGCGTCGGGGTGATGGCGAACCTGTCTCCCTGCTCCGTGCTGAGCAGGGGCCAGTGGTTGAGGTGATCGGGGTGCAAAAAGCCGAGCAGCTCGTGGCCCGCCAGCAAGTCAGCCGGCTGGCGCGGGGTGCCGCGCTCGCTTAGATAGGCGGGAGAGGCCAGCAGCCGCAGCTTGGATCGCCCGAGCGGCAGGGCGCGCAGGGAGGAGTCGGTCAGCTCGCCGATGCGAATGGCCATGTCCACCCGCCGCTCCATCAGGTTGATAAAACCCTCGGAGCTGTGCAGTTGCAGCTCTATGCCGGGGTAGCGGCGGCGGAACTCGCCGATGATGGGCACCAGCCGGTGCAGGATGAAGGGGGTGGCGGCATCGACCCTCAGTATTCCCTCGGGTTGTTCCCGGCGCATCAGCAGATGGCTCTCCGCCTCGCTCATCTCGGTCAGCACCTTCACCGCCCGCTGATAGAACCAGCGCCCCTCCTCGGTCAGGCTGACCCGCCGGGTGGTGCGATTGAGCAGCACCGTGGCGAGCTTCTCCTCCAGCCGCTTGATGCCGCGGCTCACCACAGAATTGTCCATGCCGAGGTTCTCCGCCGCCTGGCGAAAACTGCCCGCCTCCACCACGGCCACGAACAGGGTCAATTCATCGGAATGGGTCTTCATTGTTGTTGTCCTGGCAAGAGTCATGGGCCTTTATAGGCGCAATGGCCGGGAGCTGGCAAGACAGGCGTCGCTTCGTATCGTGACGCACCGCCTGTTTTATCTCCGCCCTTGCCAGTACAATGCCGCCAAATAGCACCGTATGAAGCCAAACATGCACAGAGACGACCCCCTAGTATTCGCACACAGGCTGGATGCCGCCCATCGGGAGCTGGCCGACAAGGGCGTGCAGGAACTCAACTACAACCCGCCGATCATCTGGCTGCTGCGAAAGGCGGGGTTCACCATCAGGCCGCCCCACTACGAACGCTTTCTGGTCAACGTCCTTGCCCTGGGACTCCCCATCGGCGCTATCTGGGGGGTGTTGATGTGGTACCTCGGCTGGCAAGATGAGGTGAGCCCGGGGTTTGCCCTGCTCCAGAGCCTGCTGTTTGGCATCGGGCTCGGTCTGCTGATGGGGACCTGGTTCTGGTTTCGGCGCAAGCAGCTCAAGCTGACCCCCTGGGACACCTTGCCCCACGCCACGATCCGCACGCAAAAACGCTGGCAACCGAAATAATCACCGACAAGGAGACCCTTATGACCAGGGCCCATGAAAAACTGAACTATGTGGAGTTCGCGGCCAGGGATCTTGCCGCCACCAAGGCCTTCTTTCAGGCCTCTTTCGGCTGGCAATTTGCCGACTACGGCCCCGACTACTGCGCCTTCGAGGGAGAAGGGCTGGATGGCGGCTTCTATCGTGCGGATCTGTGCGGCCAGAGCGCCCAGGGCGGCGCTCTCCTGGTGTTCTACAGCGCCGATATCGAGGAGACCCAGGCCAAGGTGCAGCACCATGGCGGCATCATCAACCGCCCGCTGTTTGACTTCCCCGGCGGCCGCCGCTTTCACTTCGTCGAGCCCAGCGGCAACGAGTTTGCGGTCTGGTCCGAACCGGCGGCCTGATGGCGAGGGGCGTCCCGGCGCTCCCTGCTCTTTTTACCTCCTCGCCTCCACCTCGCCCCTGCCCATCTATTGCTGCTCTTATCTCAATAGTGTTTTGTGACTGCTGCCCTGTTTCCCCCAGTCTGCCGGGGGCATACTGACCGTCGTTTTTTGCAAGGAGGTGCCCATGTCATCCCCCCTGATCGTGATTGCCGAGCTCGAGGCCAAACCTGAATTCGCCGCCGAGTGTCGGGCCGCCCTGACGCCGCTCGTCAACGCCAGCCGGCAAGAGCCCGGGTGCCTTGGCTACCGGCTGCACCAGAGCCTGGAGAGCCCCCACGGCTGGATGATCCACGAGGAGTGGGAGAGCGAGGCAGCCCTCAGCGCCCACCAGCAAGAACCCCATTTTCTCGCCTTCGTGGCCAACACCCTGGGCTGGTTTGCCAGCACCAGCGTTCGCCGCTATCAACTAGCCTGAATCCAGTTGCGGCCTCTCCCCTGCCCGCCCTGGATGCGAAGATGGGCCGACACAATATTGAGCGTAGAAACAATAATTTGAGGAATATGATGATGAAGATGCCCAACCTGGGTCTTGGTACCTTCCGCCTGAAAGATCAGCCCCTGCGCGACTCCCTGCTGCAGGGTCTGGAACTCGGCTATCGCCACATAGATACCGCCCAGATCTATGACAACGAGGCCGACGTGGGCCGCTTGATGAGCGAAAGTGGCGTCCCCCGCCAGGATATCTACCTGACCACCAAGGTGTGGACCAGCGAATTTGGCCCGGGCAAGGTGATCCCGAGCCTGGAGCTGAGCCTGGAGAAACTGGGCACCGACTATCTGGATCTGGCGCTCATTCACTGGCCCTCCCCCAAGGATGCGGTGCCGATGGCGGTCTATCTGGAGCAGCTGGCCGAGGCCAAAGCCCGGGGCCTGACCCGGGAGATCGGGGTCTCCAACTTCACGGTCGCCCAGCTTAAAGAAGCCATCGCTATCCTGGGGCCGGGTGCCATCGCCCACCAGCAGGTGGAGATCCATCCCCTGCTGCAAAACCGCAAGGTGGTGGAGTTCTGCCAGGATCAGGGCATCGCCATCACCGCCTATATGCCGCTTGCCTATGGCAAGGTGCTGAGCGAAACACTGCTGATGGAGATCGGCAAGCGCCACGGCGTCTCGGCGGCCCAGGTGTCCCTGGCCTGGCTGCTGGCCCAGAACATGGCGGTTATCCCGAGCTCCACCAAGCGGGAGAACCTGGCCGCCAACCTGGCCGCCCTCAAGGTGCAACTCAGCCCCGAGGAGATGGCACAGATTGCCACCCTGGAGCGGGGTGAGCGCTGCGCCAACCCGGACTTCGCCCCGAATTGGGATTGAGCCCCCTCATCCCCAGCCCTTCTCCCGCCAGGGGAGAAGGGAGCACAGATAACCCGACACCATCGGCGAGAACCCCAGCGGGAGGCATCATGCCTCCCGCTTTTTTGTCTCCAGTATCGCTCCAGCCGCCCGCGCCGCTGACCCCCACCTCTGCAACCCGCCCTTGCCCCTTTCCTCTTTGTTCCTAGCTCGGTCTGTACGCCTTGCTTCTACGCGCTTTGCCTCTGCACTCAACTCGCGCTGTACGGCCCGCTCTTGTCTGCGCAGCCTCAGCCACTCCCACTGCCCCATTCCACGGCTCCATTGCTGCTGATTTGGCAAAAGTAATTTGACGTTGCCGTCATTTTTGCCAACAAAGCTCATCGGCATACTGGCGCCATTCTCCCGTCGGGAGCCACCATCCAAGGAGTTTGTATGCCACTGGCGTTATTTGCCCTCACCCTGAGTGCCTTTGCGATCGGCACCACCGAATTTGTGATCGTGGGGCTCATTCCCACCATAGCCGAGCAGCTTCAGGTCTCGCTCCCCTCGGCGGGCCTGCTGGTCAGCCTCTACGCCCTGGGTGTGGCCATCGGCGCCCCCGTACTGACGGCGCTCACCGGCAAGCTGCCGCGCAAGTGGCTGCTGGTAGGGTTGATGGCGCTCTTCACCGCCGGCAACCTGCTGGCCTGGCAGGCACCGGGCTACGAGAGCCTGATCGTCGCCCGCATCCTCACCGGCCTGGCCCACGGGGTCTTCTTCTCGGTGGGCTCGACCATCGCCACGGGTCTGGTGGCCAAAGAGAAGGCGGCGAGCGCCATCGCCATCATGTTCAGCGGCCTCACAGTCGCCCTGGTGACAGGCGTGCCGCTCGGCACCTGGATTGGTCAGCAGTTCGGCTGGCGCGAGACCTTCCTGGTGGTGAGCCTGCTCGGGATCATCGCCATGTTGGGCAGCCTGCTGCTGATCCCAAGCAACCTGCCAAAAGGCACGGCCTCCAGTATTCGTGGACAGCTCTCGGTGCTGACCCACAAGCCCTTGCTGATGGTCTACGCCAAGACGGCCCTGGGTTACGGCGGCGCCTTCACCGCCTTTACCTTCCTCGCCCCCATCTTGCAACAGGTGAGCGGCTTCGGTGCCAATGCGGTGAGCCTGATCCTGCTGGTGTACGGGGTCTCGGTGGCCGTCGGCAATATCTGGGGCGGCAAGCTGGCGGACAAGATGGGCCCGCTGCCCGCCCTGAAGCTGATGTTTGGCGGTCTGGCACTCATCCTGCTGATGCTCACCTTCACCGCGCCCCATCCGGTGCTGGCGGTGCTCACCGTGCTGGTGTGGGGCGCCTTTGCGTTTGGCAACGTGCCGGGACTGCAGGTGCTGGTGGTGAAACAGGCCGAGCGCCATACCCCGAACGCCGTGGACGTGGCCTCCGGCCTCAACATCGCCGCCTTTAACGTCGGCATCGCCTTGGGCTCTGTCGTTGGCGGTTTTGTGGTGGAGCACCTGGGGTTGATGCACACCCCCTGGATCGGGGCCCTCATAGTGCTGCTGGCCTATGGCCTCACCCATGCAAGCGAGAAGCGCGAAGCCAGACTGGCCCTGGCAATCTAATCCGCCGCGCAAAAAAACAAAAAGGCCGACACCTGGTGTCGGCCTTTCTCGTTTTCAGGGGGGATCAAGGTTCCTTGAGATCCTCATCCGCGGCCCAGCGCGCCTCCAGCCAGAGCAGATTGACCAGGCCGCACAGCAGCGCAAACCCCAGCCCCAGTATCCAGGTGAAATACCACATATCGAAGACTCCTCAATTCCGGTGTTAGTAGAGGCTATGGCCCTGCTCGCGCACCTGCTCGGTACTCATCTTGCCCCGCGCCACCCAGTAGACCCAGAGGGTGTAGCCAATGTTGATGGGCATCAGCACCGCGACTATGCCCAGCATGA from Aeromonas rivipollensis carries:
- a CDS encoding LysR substrate-binding domain-containing protein, yielding MKTHSDELTLFVAVVEAGSFRQAAENLGMDNSVVSRGIKRLEEKLATVLLNRTTRRVSLTEEGRWFYQRAVKVLTEMSEAESHLLMRREQPEGILRVDAATPFILHRLVPIIGEFRRRYPGIELQLHSSEGFINLMERRVDMAIRIGELTDSSLRALPLGRSKLRLLASPAYLSERGTPRQPADLLAGHELLGFLHPDHLNHWPLLSTEQGDRFAITPTLRASSGETLRQLALRGQGIVCLSDFMTGEDRASGALVEVLARSNSGASRPIHAVFYSDAQRDIRLRVWLDFLKELLGAEAL
- a CDS encoding DUF6404 family protein, whose translation is MHRDDPLVFAHRLDAAHRELADKGVQELNYNPPIIWLLRKAGFTIRPPHYERFLVNVLALGLPIGAIWGVLMWYLGWQDEVSPGFALLQSLLFGIGLGLLMGTWFWFRRKQLKLTPWDTLPHATIRTQKRWQPK
- a CDS encoding VOC family protein, which gives rise to MTRAHEKLNYVEFAARDLAATKAFFQASFGWQFADYGPDYCAFEGEGLDGGFYRADLCGQSAQGGALLVFYSADIEETQAKVQHHGGIINRPLFDFPGGRRFHFVEPSGNEFAVWSEPAA
- a CDS encoding putative quinol monooxygenase, producing the protein MSSPLIVIAELEAKPEFAAECRAALTPLVNASRQEPGCLGYRLHQSLESPHGWMIHEEWESEAALSAHQQEPHFLAFVANTLGWFASTSVRRYQLA
- the dkgB gene encoding 2,5-didehydrogluconate reductase DkgB; this encodes MMKMPNLGLGTFRLKDQPLRDSLLQGLELGYRHIDTAQIYDNEADVGRLMSESGVPRQDIYLTTKVWTSEFGPGKVIPSLELSLEKLGTDYLDLALIHWPSPKDAVPMAVYLEQLAEAKARGLTREIGVSNFTVAQLKEAIAILGPGAIAHQQVEIHPLLQNRKVVEFCQDQGIAITAYMPLAYGKVLSETLLMEIGKRHGVSAAQVSLAWLLAQNMAVIPSSTKRENLAANLAALKVQLSPEEMAQIATLERGERCANPDFAPNWD
- a CDS encoding MFS transporter — its product is MPLALFALTLSAFAIGTTEFVIVGLIPTIAEQLQVSLPSAGLLVSLYALGVAIGAPVLTALTGKLPRKWLLVGLMALFTAGNLLAWQAPGYESLIVARILTGLAHGVFFSVGSTIATGLVAKEKAASAIAIMFSGLTVALVTGVPLGTWIGQQFGWRETFLVVSLLGIIAMLGSLLLIPSNLPKGTASSIRGQLSVLTHKPLLMVYAKTALGYGGAFTAFTFLAPILQQVSGFGANAVSLILLVYGVSVAVGNIWGGKLADKMGPLPALKLMFGGLALILLMLTFTAPHPVLAVLTVLVWGAFAFGNVPGLQVLVVKQAERHTPNAVDVASGLNIAAFNVGIALGSVVGGFVVEHLGLMHTPWIGALIVLLAYGLTHASEKREARLALAI
- the cydX gene encoding cytochrome bd-I oxidase subunit CydX, which produces MWYFTWILGLGFALLCGLVNLLWLEARWAADEDLKEP